The DNA sequence CTATGTCTTCAGATTTCTAAAGACATTAAAAATTATTCTAAGTACATGCAGAACATCAAAAGTACAGCAGTATATGGTGGGAGCAGTATTATGGATCAGATCCGTTCTTTAAAGGATAAACCGCAAATTATTGTGGGAACTCCGGGAAGAGTAATTGATCTTATCAACAGAAAAGCACTTGACTTTTCGGCTATTCATTGGTTGGTTTTAGATGAAGCTGACGAAATGCTTTCAATGGGTTTCAAAGACGAATTGGAAACAATTTTGAGAGAAACTCCTGAAACAAAACAAACATTCTTATTCTCGGCAACGATGAATAAAGAAGTGGAAAGAATTTCTAAAAATTATCTTACAAAGCCACATCGTATTTCAGTAGGTTCTATTAACGAAGTTAAGAAGAATATTAAGCATGAATACTATGTTGTAGGATACCGTAACAAAAAAGAAGCTCTTAAGAGATTAATTGACGCAAATCCTAATCAGTATTCCATTATTTTCTGTAGAACAAGAATGGAAACTCAGGAAGTTGCAGATTTCTTAATGCAGAATGGATATGCAGCCGATGCTCTTCATGGTGATCTTTCTCAGGCGCAGAGAGATACGGTAATGAAGAAATTCAGATTGAAGAATATCGATATTTTGGTGGCAACTGATGTTGCTGCAAGAGGATTAGATGTAAACTCTTTAACTCACGTTATTCATTATTCTTTACCTGATGATCCTGAAGTATTTGTTCACAGAAGTGGTAGAACGGGTAGAGCTGGAAAAGACGGTATTTCTATGGCTTTAATTAAGCCTGAAGAAAGCAGAAAGCTAAAACAGATCAAATCAACAACGAAAATTGATATCGTTGAAAAAACTATCCCTACAGGAGAAGATATCATTAAAGCTCAGGTTGGTGGAGTTTTTGAAAAACTATTCACTGAACATGAAGATTTGTTTGAATTTGATGACAGCTTGATTCCTGATCTTAGTAAGTTTACAAAAGAGGAACTGGTACATCAGTTATTGCAGTTTCAGCTAAAAGATCTTGCTTTGTACTACAAAGATAAACATGATCTTGCCGAGCAGAAATTAAGCAGTAGAGACGATGATTACTCAAGAAGAGACAGAGGTCGTGATAGAGATGGAAGAGACAGAGATAGAGGAAGAGATCGCGATAACAGAAGTGGAGACAGAGGAAGAGATCGTGGTGGAAAACCAAGAAGAAAGAATGATGATATGGTAAGATTCTTCTTCAATCTTGGAAAAAAAGACCAATTGAAGAAACTGGATGTTTTAGATATTATCAATAAAGCGACTGCTGGAAACAGTAAAAAAAGAGCTGAAATTGGGGATATTGAAATTTTAGAGAAATTTTCATTCTTTGAGATTGAAAAATCATTTAAAGGAGAACTTTTAAATAATATTTCTTCAATGAAATTCAGAGGAAAAGATATGAGAGCTGAAGAGGCTAATTAAAAACTCATTCTTCGTCATATTAACCGGCTTTACAGCCGGTTTTTTTATTTGAAAATCAGTACTTAAACCAATGTTAACAAAACTTAATGTTATATGCTTTTGGGTAAGGTCCTTTTTTAGGAAATTTGCAGACGAAATTATAAATACTAAAAAATGGGAATTGGAAATATTTTCCACGCTTTTCAGCCTAAAGATAAAATCTTCTTCGTACTTTTTGAAAAAGTAACTGAAAACCTAGTGGCAATGTCTGAGGAATTCAACAACGGAATCAAAGATTTTGACCTTAATGATGACTCTATGTTGAAGAAAATGAGTGATTATGAGCATAAAAATGATGAGCTTACTCACGAGATCTTTATTGAGCTTGGAAAAAACTTTATAACTCCTTTTGACCGTGAAGATATTCACACATTAGCGACAGGTCTGGATGACATAGCAGATTACATCTATGCTTCAACAAAATATATTTTCCTGTATAAATCTCCACTAATGAAGGCTTATGCAGACTTTTCACTATTGATTCACAAAGCATGTCTTGAAATCCAGAATGCGATGAAAAACCTGAAAGGGTTTAAGAATATGGATCAGGTAAAAGAAGCTTGTATTAAAGTAAATTCTATTGAAAATATTGCGGATGATTTACTTTCCAATTCAATGGTAGAATTGTTTGAAACGAATGATGCAATCAATATTATCAAAGTTTCATCTGTACTTAATTATCTTGAAATAGTAACTGATAAGGCAGAAGATGTTGCCAATACTATTGAGAACATCATGATCAAATACGCATAAACAATATAACAAAAAATGGAATTTCCGATTTTACTTACGGTTATTATTGCTTTAGCTTTAATTTTCGATTATATTAATGGTTTTCATGATGCGGCCAACTCTATTGCTACTATTGTTTCTACAAAGGTTTTAACTCCATTCCAGGCTGTACTTTGGGCAGCGCTTTGGAATTTTGCGGCATTCTTCTTAGCTGCTTACGTAATAGGTGAATTTAGAATTGGAAACACCATTGCTAAAACAGTTAATGAAAACTTTATTACTCTTGAGGTCATATTTTCAGGCCTTGTGGCAGCTATTGCCTGGAACCTTTTAACGTGGTGGTTTGGTATACCGTCTTCTTCTTCTCATACGCTGATTGGAGGATTTTTAGGAGCTGCATTAATGCATGCTTTTATGCTGGATTATCATGATGTAGTAGCATCACAACCTAATCTTGGTTCATTTGAAACATTAAAACAGGCTTTTCATCAATTAACAACGCAGAGTGTTGTGAAATTTGACAAAGTAATACCTATTTTCCTGTTTATTTTTATGGCACCGGTTATAGGGATGGTGATCTCGATCATTATTACGTTAATTATTGTTCATCTTTATAAAAGATCAAATCC is a window from the Chryseobacterium sp. T16E-39 genome containing:
- a CDS encoding DEAD/DEAH box helicase; its protein translation is MNLFTESNLSPDILKAIGEMGYESPTEIQKQTIPFILSDIRDLIALAQTGTGKTAAFSLPILDMIDDTSRKIQLLVLCPTRELCLQISKDIKNYSKYMQNIKSTAVYGGSSIMDQIRSLKDKPQIIVGTPGRVIDLINRKALDFSAIHWLVLDEADEMLSMGFKDELETILRETPETKQTFLFSATMNKEVERISKNYLTKPHRISVGSINEVKKNIKHEYYVVGYRNKKEALKRLIDANPNQYSIIFCRTRMETQEVADFLMQNGYAADALHGDLSQAQRDTVMKKFRLKNIDILVATDVAARGLDVNSLTHVIHYSLPDDPEVFVHRSGRTGRAGKDGISMALIKPEESRKLKQIKSTTKIDIVEKTIPTGEDIIKAQVGGVFEKLFTEHEDLFEFDDSLIPDLSKFTKEELVHQLLQFQLKDLALYYKDKHDLAEQKLSSRDDDYSRRDRGRDRDGRDRDRGRDRDNRSGDRGRDRGGKPRRKNDDMVRFFFNLGKKDQLKKLDVLDIINKATAGNSKKRAEIGDIEILEKFSFFEIEKSFKGELLNNISSMKFRGKDMRAEEAN
- a CDS encoding inorganic phosphate transporter: MEFPILLTVIIALALIFDYINGFHDAANSIATIVSTKVLTPFQAVLWAALWNFAAFFLAAYVIGEFRIGNTIAKTVNENFITLEVIFSGLVAAIAWNLLTWWFGIPSSSSHTLIGGFLGAALMHAFMLDYHDVVASQPNLGSFETLKQAFHQLTTQSVVKFDKVIPIFLFIFMAPVIGMVISIIITLIIVHLYKRSNPYKADKSFKRLQLVSSALFSVGHGLNDAQKVMGIIGAALIYYHVEMLHDPVYLNIPSAGRFDYFAQHYLWVPLVSFLAIGLGTMSGGWKIIKTMGTKITKVTPLEGVSAETAGAITLFITDQLSIPVSTTHTITGSIIGVGLTKRISAVRWGITVSLLWAWVLTIPISAVVAGITYLLVTFLS
- a CDS encoding DUF47 domain-containing protein — its product is MGIGNIFHAFQPKDKIFFVLFEKVTENLVAMSEEFNNGIKDFDLNDDSMLKKMSDYEHKNDELTHEIFIELGKNFITPFDREDIHTLATGLDDIADYIYASTKYIFLYKSPLMKAYADFSLLIHKACLEIQNAMKNLKGFKNMDQVKEACIKVNSIENIADDLLSNSMVELFETNDAINIIKVSSVLNYLEIVTDKAEDVANTIENIMIKYA